Proteins encoded together in one Drosophila albomicans strain 15112-1751.03 chromosome 2R, ASM965048v2, whole genome shotgun sequence window:
- the LOC127565834 gene encoding uncharacterized protein LOC127565834 isoform X4: MLFINRFVTHCCCFIPLRLACVFIFIVEILFTFLGMCLGQASPTNWCWLLLRLGFMLHLIGSVMLLVGNIFKITNLLLFYLITNLLHIIFAAIYIIVWIIKCDYCFYQLCVSSVGLVFSSYFWLVVYLFRRQCLWEKSLDYEQ, encoded by the exons ATGTTGTTCATCAACCGATTTGTTAcacattgctgctgctttattCCGCTGCGTCTCGCctgtgttttcattttcatagttGAAATCTTATTTACCTTTCTTGGAATGTGCTTGGGACAAG CAAGTCCCACAAATTGGTGTTGGTTGCTCTTAAGACTAGGCTTCATGCTGCATCTCATTGGCAGCGTAATGCTGCTcgttggcaacattttt AAAATAACAAATCTTTTACTTTTCTATCTGATCACAAACTTGTTGCACATTATTTTTGCCGCGATTTATATTATAGTTTGGATTATCAAATGCGATTATTGTTTCTATCAACTGTGCGTTTCATCTGTAGGTCTTG TTTTCAGTTCTTATTTTTGGCTTGTTGTCTATTTGTTTCGCCGGCAATGTCTTTGGGAAAAGTCACTTGATTATGAGCAATAG
- the LOC127565834 gene encoding uncharacterized protein LOC127565834 isoform X2 — translation MLFINRFVTHCCCFIPLRLACVFIFIVEILFTFLGMCLGQASPTNWCWLLLRLGFMLHLIGSVMLLVGNIFKITNLLLFYLITNLLHIIFAAIYIIVWIIKCDYCFYQLCVSSFSVLIFGLLSICFAGNVFGKSHLIMSNSKSRFLNSFKCNLKSLFRASLCCLCILFFSGFYFQ, via the exons ATGTTGTTCATCAACCGATTTGTTAcacattgctgctgctttattCCGCTGCGTCTCGCctgtgttttcattttcatagttGAAATCTTATTTACCTTTCTTGGAATGTGCTTGGGACAAG CAAGTCCCACAAATTGGTGTTGGTTGCTCTTAAGACTAGGCTTCATGCTGCATCTCATTGGCAGCGTAATGCTGCTcgttggcaacattttt AAAATAACAAATCTTTTACTTTTCTATCTGATCACAAACTTGTTGCACATTATTTTTGCCGCGATTTATATTATAGTTTGGATTATCAAATGCGATTATTGTTTCTATCAACTGTGCGTTTCATCT TTTTCAGTTCTTATTTTTGGCTTGTTGTCTATTTGTTTCGCCGGCAATGTCTTTGGGAAAAGTCACTTGATTATGAGCAATAGCAAAAGTCGGTTTCTAAATTCTTTCAAGTGTAATTTAAAGTCGTTGTTTCGCGCATCTCTGTGTTGtctttgcatattattttttagcgGCTTTTATTTCCAGTGA
- the LOC127565834 gene encoding uncharacterized protein LOC127565834 isoform X3 — MLFINRFVTHCCCFIPLRLACVFIFIVEILFTFLGMCLGQASPTNWCWLLLRLGFMLHLIGSVMLLVGNIFKITNLLLFYLITNLLHIIFAAIYIIVWIIKCDYCFYQLCVSSFSVLIFGLLSICFAGNVFGKSHLIMSNSKSRQLSQSN; from the exons ATGTTGTTCATCAACCGATTTGTTAcacattgctgctgctttattCCGCTGCGTCTCGCctgtgttttcattttcatagttGAAATCTTATTTACCTTTCTTGGAATGTGCTTGGGACAAG CAAGTCCCACAAATTGGTGTTGGTTGCTCTTAAGACTAGGCTTCATGCTGCATCTCATTGGCAGCGTAATGCTGCTcgttggcaacattttt AAAATAACAAATCTTTTACTTTTCTATCTGATCACAAACTTGTTGCACATTATTTTTGCCGCGATTTATATTATAGTTTGGATTATCAAATGCGATTATTGTTTCTATCAACTGTGCGTTTCATCT TTTTCAGTTCTTATTTTTGGCTTGTTGTCTATTTGTTTCGCCGGCAATGTCTTTGGGAAAAGTCACTTGATTATGAGCAATAGCAAAAGTCG GCAACTCtctcaatcaaattaa
- the LOC127565834 gene encoding uncharacterized protein LOC127565834 isoform X1, with translation MLFINRFVTHCCCFIPLRLACVFIFIVEILFTFLGMCLGQASPTNWCWLLLRLGFMLHLIGSVMLLVGNIFKITNLLLFYLITNLLHIIFAAIYIIVWIIKCDYCFYQLCVSSVGLGNSLNQIKCKAELKIMPNELQKNKNKSSCCCCDVLSIGLLLLRLQITSFRCNFQSRAKCWQTDRQTENRDDLSANVSMQHEGAHSTTAQKQAMAIAAA, from the exons ATGTTGTTCATCAACCGATTTGTTAcacattgctgctgctttattCCGCTGCGTCTCGCctgtgttttcattttcatagttGAAATCTTATTTACCTTTCTTGGAATGTGCTTGGGACAAG CAAGTCCCACAAATTGGTGTTGGTTGCTCTTAAGACTAGGCTTCATGCTGCATCTCATTGGCAGCGTAATGCTGCTcgttggcaacattttt AAAATAACAAATCTTTTACTTTTCTATCTGATCACAAACTTGTTGCACATTATTTTTGCCGCGATTTATATTATAGTTTGGATTATCAAATGCGATTATTGTTTCTATCAACTGTGCGTTTCATCTGTAGGTCTTG GCAACTCtctcaatcaaattaaatgcaaagctGAGCTAAAAATAATGCCAAATGAATTGCAGAAGAATAAGAACAAgagcagttgctgttgctgcgatgTTTTATCCATtggtttgctgctgcttcggctgCAAATCACTTCATTCCGATGCAATTTTCAATCACGTGCTAAGTGctggcagacagacagacagacagaaaatAGAGACGATTTGTCTGCCAACGTTAGCATGCAACATGAAGGGGCACACAGCacaacagcacaaaaacaagcaaTGGCAATTGCTGCAGCATAA